A genomic stretch from Candidatus Ishikawaella capsulata Mpkobe includes:
- a CDS encoding NAD-dependent malic enzyme, giving the protein MLFDYENKDPLYIPYTGDVLLGFPLLNKGSAFSNRERQEFNLTGLLPEAIETIEEQSTRAWRQFKSFKTNNDKYIYLRNIQDTNETLFYHLVKNHLEEMMPIIYTPTVGIACEQFSEIYRRARGIFISYPNRDMIDVILGNVRRQDVKVIVVTDGERILSLGDQGIGGMGIPIGKLSLYTACGGINPAHTLAIVLDVGTNNHYLLNDPLYMGWRHQRVTGEEYKKFIDKFIQAVKKRWPKVLLQFEDFSQINAMPILEEYRNQICCFNDDIQGTAAVTSGTLIAASAAAGKRLCQQKIVFLGAGSAGCGIAEQIIAQMISEGITEEDARNRIFMVDRCGLLTDKSVNLLKFQKMLAQKSKNITAWKVNRNSITLLEVISNVKPDILIGVSGQPGLFTKEIISEMHKYCKHPIIMPLSNPTSSMEALPLDIIHWTKGGALIATGSPFQPVIWNGREYNIAQCNNSYIFPGIGLGVIASGATSITDSMLIIASRTLAKCSPLVKDGQGSVLPVLKDIQNVSKIIAIEVGKEAQRSGVALVTSEESLAQEISKIFWIPQYRPYRRISM; this is encoded by the coding sequence ATGCTATTCGATTATGAGAATAAAGATCCCCTATATATACCTTATACTGGTGATGTTCTGCTAGGATTTCCATTATTAAATAAAGGTAGCGCTTTTTCTAATAGAGAACGACAAGAATTTAATCTTACTGGTTTACTACCTGAAGCAATAGAAACTATTGAGGAACAATCAACACGTGCTTGGCGCCAGTTCAAAAGTTTTAAAACTAATAATGATAAATATATTTATCTGCGTAATATTCAAGATACTAATGAGACTTTGTTTTATCATTTAGTAAAAAATCACCTAGAAGAAATGATGCCTATTATTTATACACCAACAGTTGGCATAGCCTGTGAACAGTTCTCTGAGATATATCGCCGTGCGCGGGGGATATTTATTTCTTATCCTAATCGTGACATGATAGATGTTATATTAGGTAATGTTCGTCGACAAGATGTAAAAGTAATCGTAGTAACAGATGGGGAACGTATTCTCAGTTTAGGTGATCAAGGTATAGGTGGTATGGGTATTCCCATTGGCAAATTATCACTATATACGGCGTGTGGTGGTATAAACCCAGCTCATACATTAGCAATAGTATTAGATGTTGGTACCAACAATCATTATTTATTAAATGATCCATTATATATGGGCTGGCGTCATCAACGTGTTACTGGTGAAGAATATAAAAAATTTATTGATAAATTTATACAAGCAGTAAAAAAACGTTGGCCTAAAGTGCTTTTACAATTCGAAGATTTTTCTCAAATAAATGCTATGCCCATACTTGAAGAATATCGTAATCAAATATGTTGCTTTAACGATGACATTCAGGGTACTGCTGCGGTTACTTCTGGGACACTAATAGCTGCTAGTGCTGCAGCTGGTAAACGTTTATGTCAGCAAAAAATAGTATTTTTAGGTGCAGGTTCTGCTGGATGTGGTATAGCGGAACAAATTATTGCTCAGATGATATCTGAAGGAATAACTGAAGAAGATGCCAGAAATAGAATTTTTATGGTTGATCGTTGTGGTTTATTAACGGATAAATCAGTAAACTTACTGAAATTTCAAAAAATGTTAGCGCAAAAAAGTAAAAATATAACAGCCTGGAAGGTAAACCGTAATTCAATTACATTACTAGAAGTAATTAGTAATGTCAAACCAGATATTTTAATAGGTGTTTCTGGTCAACCTGGACTTTTTACAAAAGAAATTATCAGTGAAATGCATAAATACTGTAAACATCCCATTATAATGCCACTATCTAATCCAACTTCTAGTATGGAAGCCTTACCTCTAGATATTATTCACTGGACTAAGGGTGGCGCTTTAATTGCTACTGGCAGTCCTTTTCAGCCCGTAATTTGGAATGGTAGAGAATATAATATTGCTCAATGTAATAATTCTTATATCTTTCCAGGAATTGGGTTAGGAGTAATTGCTTCTGGTGCTACCAGCATAACAGATTCTATGTTGATAATTGCTAGTCGAACATTAGCTAAATGTTCTCCTTTAGTAAAGGATGGCCAAGGATCAGTGTTACCAGTACTTAAAGATATTCAAAATGTATC
- the ahpC gene encoding alkyl hydroperoxide reductase subunit C, which produces MSIINTKIKPFYNMAFKSNEFISISEKDIIGKWSIFFFYPADFTFVCPTELADLADNYEEFKKLNVDIYAVSTDTHFSHKAWHNTSEMISRVQYAMIGDPTGTLTRNFNVMREIDGLAERGTFILDPYGFIQTIEITAEGIGRDASDLLRKLKAAQYIHKHPGEVCPAKWKSGHATLVPSLDLVGKI; this is translated from the coding sequence GTGTCTATCATCAATACAAAGATTAAACCTTTTTATAATATGGCTTTTAAAAGCAATGAATTTATTTCGATCAGTGAAAAAGATATAATAGGTAAGTGGAGTATTTTTTTTTTCTATCCGGCAGATTTTACCTTTGTGTGTCCAACGGAATTAGCAGATTTAGCAGATAATTATGAAGAGTTTAAAAAATTAAATGTAGATATTTATGCAGTTTCTACGGACACTCATTTTTCTCATAAAGCTTGGCATAATACTTCAGAGATGATTAGTAGAGTTCAATACGCTATGATCGGTGATCCAACTGGTACATTAACTCGTAACTTTAATGTAATGCGTGAAATAGATGGATTAGCTGAACGTGGCACTTTTATATTAGACCCATATGGATTTATTCAAACTATAGAAATAACAGCTGAAGGCATTGGAAGAGATGCTTCTGATTTATTACGTAAATTAAAAGCAGCTCAATATATTCATAAGCATCCAGGAGAAGTATGTCCAGCTAAGTGGAAATCAGGGCATGCTACCTTAGTACCATCATTGGATTTAGTTGGTAAAATATAA